TGTGTATTGGTTAGAGCTTCTATGCCAGCAAAACATGCATAGCCTAACCAGTCATAATTGATGTTGCTATCAATAAGAGCATTGTATGCTTCCAATGTTGGCTGTATTGGGGCAAAAGAGATTGCAATATATAAATTTTCTCTATCCTTTGGTTGCGTAAGGGAAAAGAGTCTAGGGTTATAATTGATCTGTGTTGAAATCTTTATTTTTGGTTCGATGTCATAGTAGGTCATTTGTGAAAGTGCTAGTGCGGTTTTCACAAGTGGTGTATTAAAAAGAACAGAACTTTCATTCAAATCCTCGTTCTCATACAAGATCTGCTTCATATTTTGGATCTTTTCATCGATTGGATAGAGCTTACTGTTTACGGATGCATATAAAATAGCAAAATCAGTGAGTTCTTTTGAAAGGGGAGATTTGTCCAAATAAAATATAGACAAATTTTCATCAATAAATGATAAGAGAGTATCCAGTTGAGTATAATAGTCCGGACCGCCAAAAAAGATATTTTCATTTTCTGACTCTACCATGGATCTATGAATTGTTGGGATAAAAATTGGTGTATTGGTTTGCAATCTAGCGATAATATCTTTTTGTGCATACGGTAATGGAACTATGATAAGATCGTAAGAGGTATTTGTTTCATTAATATATGTAATCAGTGTATCGCTATTTTGAAAAAGCTTTGTTGTAACATCAAAATCGAAGCCATTTTTCAAAAAATAGGCTAAGAGCGATTTATTGATACTGTTTCCGAAAGGTGCCAATCTCTTTTGTAGGGCGATAAGGATGTTGTATGCACCTATACTTCTTTTTTGGGACATATGGAATAACAAAGCATATTTTTTGTACTCTTTTTGAATATCTGGATCGTTGCTCTCTTTTGCTTTTGCTAAAAAAGAGAATATCTCTCCATTGTTGAGCAGGCTTTGCAAACAGTAGTCGTCACACCTATTGATATCCAGATCGATAAAATATGTTTTGGGCAATGGGAGAGGGGAAAGGAACTTGCCGGATGCAAAAAGAGAGAGTGTTAAGAGCATTAATGCAATGATTTTTTTCATAGCATCTCTTTGATCTTTAATAGGTCCTCATAAGCCTCTTTTTTCTTAGATGGATTGCGCAAAAGATAACTTGGATGAAATGTTGGAATAAGTTTTTTCCCCCGAAAGGATATGATTTGGCCTCGTACCTTGGAAATAGGCGTATTGTCTCCTGTGAGCCAACGATAGCTTGTGGTGCCAAGGGCAACAAGAATTTCAGGATCGATAATCTCTATCTGTTTGAATAGATAAGGAATGCATGTCTGAGCTTCTTGAGGTGTGGGAACTCTGTTGTTTGGTGGCCGGCACTTGACTATGTTTGCAATATATACTTCACTTCTTGGAATTTCCAAAACATTTTCAATCATTTTTGTTAAGAGCTGTCCCGCTCTACCCACAAAAGGTCTGCCTGTTTCATCTTCTGTAGCTCCAGGACCTTCCCCGATAAACATCAGTTTTGCATGAGGATTCCCTTCTCCAAAAACCACATTTTTTCGTGTTTTGCTTAAATCACACAAGTGGCATTCCAAAACTATCGCACGAAGAGCTTCCAGATCGTTGGGTAGAGTAAGAGGTGCATTCGTTTCTAAATCGATAGGATTCATATATTCACTGCCTAGCCATTGATTTTGATATAGAGTGTAAAGAATTTTAAGTTGTTTATAGTGCATACAAGATTATACAAGCGGAGGAGTTAAAATTAGGTTAAAGGGGCAAAAGCCCCAAGGATTATTCAGTAACTTCTACTTCTACTGGAGTAGATTCCCAAAGGCCATGTTTTGTACAGTAGCTCATTGCAGTAAGTTTGAGTTTTTTTGTTGGAATGATGTAAAAATCAACTTCTACTTGGCTTTTTTCGTTTGCAAGTGTTCCTGGTGTGAATGTTGCTTGTCCGAGAAGTCTTTCTCCATCCCAAAGTTGAACATATGCAATGTAATGATCAAAATCATCTGGGTGTGTGTACTCGTTTCCGACTCGTACTTTAACTTTGAATTTTTCTCCTTTTTTTGCACTGCTGTCACAGATGACAAATGGAGAGTGTCGGTCGATATAATCTTTTTTTGCTTCTCTATCGATTTCGCTGATATCTACATATCTGTTAATTGTTGGCATAGTTGCCTCCTTTTTTTGATTTTTTCATTCTATATTGTACATGAAAAAAATTAAAATAGGATAAAATATCTCTTATTTATTTGATATCAAGAATTGGATAAAATAGTGTTATGAAAAAAGCACTCAGATATATTACAAGAAAATGGCGAAAATTTCTCCTTCTTCTCATACGAGAGTATCGTGAGACAAGACGGATGGTTGAGATCTATCTTACGCAAAGAGACAATGAAAAATTGAGACGGGAAGCAAATAAGCAGTTTGTGGATATATTAAAAATTCTTTTTTTGTTTCCTATATCGTTACTGCCGGGATCTGTTATTATCATTACTGTACTGGAACTTATTGCCAAGGCGTTTAAATGTACGATTTTTCCAACGAAACAAAAATTGTAAGAAGTCCCCAGCTTAGGCTGGAACTTCTGTGACATGGTGTTTAAGGCCTAGCTCTTCAGGCGTACATCCAAGAGCGAGTCCGATAAGTTGAGGAAGATGAAGAACAGGAAGTTTGAGTTCCCTTCCTACTGCTTTTGTTGCAGCCTTTTGTTTTACATCCAAATTGAGATGACAAAGAGGACATGGTGTGACCATCACATCAGCATTGTTGTCATATGCATCGGCCAGTGCGTTACCGGTCAGAATATTGGATGTTTTTGGTGCTTGCAAGTCAACATGGAAGCCACAGCATTTGTTTTTATGCCAGTAATCTACTGAGTTTCCTTCTAGAGCTTCGATAAGCTCTTCCAATGAAGTAGGATTATATGGGTTCTCTTTTGTTCTGTTGAAATGGTGATGGAGTTCACTAGGCCGTATATTGTGACATCCGTAAAATGGCGCAATGTTAAGTTCGCTCAATGGTTTTACAACTTTGTCTCTTAAGTTATCGAGGCCATAATCTTCTATAAGGGCATAGAGAAAATGTCGTACATTGCTAGTCCCTTTATAAACAAGACCTACCTCTTCAAGTTTTTCGTTTACTTTTGCTTTAAGCTCAGGATTTGAGTCGAGTCTATGCTTTGTCATTGCTGTGTTGAGCTGACATGTATTACAGATTGTAACCATGTCAAGACCACGTTTTTCCGCATAGCATATGTTTCTGGCATTGAGAACGAGACTCAAAAAATCGTCAAAATCTTGCAAATGGCTTGCACCACAGCAGCTCGCTTCATCCAGTAAAACCAATTCAATATCGAGTTTTTTTGCAACCGCCAATGTGGATTTAAGCAGTTCTGGTGTACTTTCTCTCGCTGTACAGCCTGTATAAAGTGCATATCGTAGCTTACTCATGGACCATCCTTTAAAATTTTACCGTTGAGGAACTTTTGATAAGTTTTTGAATCTCATCAAGATTTTTGGATTTTGGCATATTCCAAGGAAGAACAATTTTTCCTTTTTTAAACATCTCAAATGCTTCGTGCATATGTTTGACTACACCAAAACCTTCACTGTAAAGTACGAGATCTCCTTCATCCAAAATACCATGTTTTTTGATAGATCGCTTAAAGCCTACGGCATGTCTTGTAGCAACATTGCTTTTTGCTACACCCTCTTCAAATATCTGGTTATGGAGTTTTGTGATTTTTCCGATAGGATCGATCTCTTTCGGACACGCTTCGGCACACTCATAACATTTCACGCAGTCCCAGACCCCTTGTCCAAGAATATCGACAATTTCGAGTCTCTCTTTCTTTGCATGGTCTCTGACATCTGCGGTAAATCGGTACGCCTTTTCAAAAGCGGCTGGTCCAAGATAGTCTTCGTTCACTTCTACAACAGGACAGGCGTAGTAGCAGCAGCCACACTGGATACAATAATCCGCTTCTTCCAGTTTTTCCGCTTCTTCAGGTGGAATGATATTTTCCATACTTGGATGTTCGTCAATTTCGGCTTCAAGCCAAGGTTTGACGGTTTCGTATTTCTTCCAAAAGTCGGCTTTATCGACAACCATATCTTTTACGGCTCGCTTTTTGCTGACAGGCTCAATTATCAGTTCATTTCCAAAAAGCTCGATCATATCAACCATTCGTTCTTTACAGGCGAGGGTGCTTCTGCCGTTTACTTTAACTGCACAGCTTCCACAAATCCCGTGACGGCAGCTTCTACGATAGCTAAAACTTCCGTCATGTTCCCATTTTATTCTGTTAAGGATATCTAGAACAACCTCGTCCTCTTTTACATCCATCTCAATAGTGTCATAATGAGGCAGATAATCAGTTTCAGCGTTGAATCGAAATACTTTAAATGTCACTTTCATCTCTAGCCCCTATCAATATTTTCTTTCTTGCGGTTCAAATTTGCCTAGTACTACGTCACCATATTCTAAAGAGATATTTCCCTCTTCATCCATATAGGCATATGTATGTTTGAGAAAGTTTTCATCGTCTCTATTTGGATAGTCTTCTCGGTAGTGCGCACCTCTTGACTCTTTTCTTGCAATTGCTCCTTCAACGATGAAGCTCGCATAATCGAGCATATGTCCTAGCTCTATCGCTTCTTGCAAGTCTGTGTTGAAAGTTTTTGATTTGTCATCGATTCTGATATTTTTAAATCTGTTTCTGAGCTCTTTTAAAATCTCTTTTTGTTTTTTGAGTGATTCTTCCGTTCTAAAGACCCCACAGTTTTCAAACATTGTGTCTTGTAGTTCTTGTCGAAGCTTTGCTGTTTTTTCTGTACCGTTGTTTGTCATGATAAAATCGATCTCTTCGAGCATCGTGTTGGCTTCTGAGCCGGCAGCCGGTTGAAAATCGATCCCTTTTTCAAGATCATTTACGATACTTTGTCCCACATGTCTACCAAAGAAAAGAGCTTCAAGAAGTGAATTTGCACCAAGTCTGTTTGCACCATGTACACTCACACAAGCACACTCACCGGCAGCATACAGTCCTTCTGTGAGTTTATCTGGACTCTGTTTCACATGGCCATTGATATCTACCGGAATTCCACCCATAGAGTAGTGTGCAGTTACAGTGATCATAATAGGTTCTTTTACCATGTCTTGACCGAGGAATGTAATGGCAAGATCCCGAAGTTCTGGAAGTCTTTCCATAATTTTGGCTTCGCCAAGATGGGTGAGATCAAGATAAACTGCCATTTTGTCCGGCCCTACACCTCGACCTTCTCGAATTTCGTTCATAATAGCACGTGCAACAACATCACGAGGTGCAAGCTCCATCTTCTCAGGTGCATATTTTTCCATAAACCGTTCACCCAATGAGTTGTAAAGGCGTCCTCCCTCACCGCGAGCCGCTTCAGAGATCAAAATACCACTTCCTGCAAGGCCCGATGGGTGAAACTGTACAAACTCCATATCTTCAAGCGGAAGGCCATGCCGTGCAAAGATACTGAGGCCATCTCCCGTGTTGGCGTGGGCGTTAGAGTTGATTTTAAAAGCTCTTGCGTAACCACCTGTAGCAAACATAACGGCTTTTGCATTGAAGATGGTGGGTTTTAGATCTCTTAGATTAAATGCGACAACGCCATAAGCTTTTCCGTCTTTGTACAAAATATCTGCTACATACCACTCATCCCAAAAAGCTACTCCCTCTCTATGTGCTTGCTCGTAAATGGTTTGTAAAAGTGTCAAACCGGTTCTGTCTTTCGCAAAACACGCCCTTGGTTTACTCTGTCCGCCAAAGGGTCGTTGGGCTATACGGCCATCTTCTCTTCGACTGAAAGCCGCACCCATATGCTCAATCCACCGAATCGTTTCAGGGGCTTTTGAACACATCAGCTCCACTGCATCTTGATCGGCTAGATAGTCGCTTCCCTTGACAGTATCAAACATATGCAGTTCTACATCATCGTCATCGCTGAGTGCTGCATTGACTCCACCTTGTGCTGCACCGGAGTGGCTTCGCAGTGGGTGAAGTTTTGTGAGCACAATGACATCTTTTCCGCTCTTTTTGATCTCTCTGGCTGCCGCACATCCGGCGAGTCCCGAGCCTACGATTACAACGTCGGTAGTGACAATAGGTATTTCCATATCAGCGTGTCCTTTAATTGGAGTCAAAATTTTTCAGATTATAGCATTTCATAAAATAAAAATGGATAAATATTCCTATAACCCATCCGTTAAGGCCTTTTTTGTTACAATTGTTATCATAAAAGCGGGGGTAATTAGGGTGAATAAAGAAATTTTTTATATAAGTTTATTTAATAATAAATATATCGGAGACGATGGGGCTTACATTGGTGGCAAGGTCTACAGTGCCGATGCCTTTTGTGAAAATGTCCATTTTAAAAGAGAGTGGATGAGTTTTGAGCAGATCGCTTACAAAGCGATGCTGGTCAATATCTCCGATGCCATTGCTATGAATGCCGAGCCAAGGCAGATGCTGGTCTCTGTGGTTTTACCTAAACATATTTCCCCATTTGAAATGGAGATGATAGCAAGAGGGCTAAAAAAGGCTGCAAGGGAGTTCGGTATCGAAATTATTGGAGGAGATACCATTGCTTCTGATCGGCTTGACTTTCATCTTTCACTCATTTCTGAGACGAAGCGGCCTATATTTCGAAAACCGCTCAAAGAGACTTATCTTCTTGCATATACTGGTAAGCTTGGAAGTGTTAGAAAAGATCTAAAAAAACTCCTACGAGGCGGAAAAGTTTCTAAAAGGTCAAAATTTATCCGGCCAAGACTGCGTAGAGAGTTTATGAAAAAAGCATCACGACATATCAAAACGGCCATGGATATCAGCGATGGGCTTTTTGATGACCTGGCTAAAATGTGCAGATTAAATAAGAAAGGTGTTCGTTTTTTCAAAAAGATTCCTAGAAGTGTCGGGTGCAGTGGTGAAGAGTATGAACTTCTGTTTGCTTTTGATAAAAGAGATTTAAAAAAGATATTGCAAATCTCAAAAATTACAAGAACCCCAGTCACTGTTTTTGCAAAGGCTATACGAAAACCCTATAAAAATATATGTAAACCAAACCATTTTTAAGGAAATGTATGGATAGATTATTTTTTTTGGATCACTCTCCAATCGACTTTTATTTCAAACAATCACCTGAGACTTTTGTGGTAGAAGAGATACCACTATATCCATTCAGCGATGAGGGAGAGCATCTTGTATTGAAAATTCGAAAGAAAAATATGACTACGTGGCAGATGCTCCAGACCCTAAGCGAGCAGGTAGGGGTAAAAATACGCGATATTGGCTACGCTGGACTCAAAGATAAAAATGCTTTGACATATCAGTATATCTCCTTGCATAAAAAGTACGAAGAGGCTTTGAAAAAATTGAGTCATCCGCAGATCAAGATCATTGAAATGACGTACCATAAAAACAAGATTCGAAGGGGTCATCTCAAAGGGAACAAATTTTTTATACGTTTAAAAAAGGTCAAACCGGTCGATGCAAAAAAGATTGATCAAGTTATTGCAATCTTGGAAGAAGAGGGAATGCCCAATTTTTTCGGATATCAACGATTTGGCATCGACGGCGACAATTGGCAACTTGGCAAAGAGATCGTTGAAGGGAAACGAAAAGAGAGAAACAAAACGCTTAAAAGACTTTTGATCAATGCCTATCAGAGCCATCTTTTCAATCTTTGGTTGAGCAAACGAATAGAACTCAGCAAACTTCTGAACTGCTTTACGCAAAACGAGCTTAGTCAGATACTCGATTTACCACAATCTATCATTAAAGAGTTACAGTGTCAAAAACCGTTTTTCAAGCTTTTCCCGGGTGATATTGCCATGCATTATCCCAAGGGAAAAATTTTTGGTGTAGAAGATGTAAAAGAAGAGAGTGAGCGTTTCTTCGCAAAAACGATCGCTCCAACAGGTCTTTTGCCAGGCGTGAAAACAAAGCGATGTGATGGTTTGGCCCGTGATATAGAAAAAGATTACGATGATGAAAGAATTAGTGAATTTGGTGACAGAAGATATGCCTGGATATTTCCACAAGAGTTGCATGGGGTATACAAGGAAAAAAACGCATGGTACGAACTAAGCTTCTTTTTACCCAAAGGGAGTTATGCTACAGTATTGCTAGAAGAGATTGCTCATAGAAAAATAAAAGGAGAATGAATGCGAGCGGAATTTAAAGAAGAGTGCAAGTATGCTGAAGAGATTCATGAAGATACGAAGGAAGTATTTGAAAAATGGATGAAGCGATATGGATGGGATATCCCGGAGCTTGATGAGGATATCGCTGCAAAACTCATTTTAACAGAGATGCGCAAAGCCTTAGATGAGATGGAGGCTAGATATTGTGGGGGTGTTTGTGATACGGAACCGCCAAGCTGTCCAAAATAGGTAAATCTATGGGCTATGCAAAAGAGTTTTTTATCTCTTTTATTTTTTTTACGATTTCTTCATTTGTAGTTTTGTATATCATTTATAATGACTACAATAGTGAACAAGAACTTTATCTACAAAAAACATTACAAGATGAGAGCAAACTGTTTTTTGTTGTAAAAGAGAGTTTGATCGTTTTATCTGATGTCCTTTTCAAAGAGCGTATCAATCAATCTGAAATTAAACGTGTTTTTGCTCGTCGTGACAGAAAGAGACTGTATGAATTATTGAAAGATGATTATGCCGATCTGAAACAGTTGGGTTTACGACAACTCCATTTTCACTTGCCGAATATGCAAAGTTTTCTTCGTTTCCACAGACCAAAAAAATATGGAGACTCTTTGAAGGGTGTGCGCTCAGGAATAGAACTAGTCATACAAACGAAAAAAGCCGTTCACTGTTTTGAAGAAGGAAGAATCTTTAACGGATTTCGAAATATTTATCCTATTTTTTATAAAAACCGTTATATAGGAAGTGTTGAAATATCTTTTTCTCCCTATGCCATAGCGAGATTGATGCAGCACTATTTTCCTAATGCTTTTTATGGTCTTGTTTTAAAAAAAGATGTCGTAGATAAAAAACTTTTTAGTGATGAAAAACGAAACTACCTTAGTATCCCAAACAGTAAGTACTATTGGGATAAAGTCAGTTTTGAAAAAAACAGATTAACTCCCGAAGAGAAAAAGATTCTTGATGAAGTTATCGCAAAATATGACATACAAAAATCCAATGCTTTTGCAATAAAGCATAAATATGTTGTTATAACATTGCCTATACAAAATTGTGTGGGAAGATATGTAGGCGATTTTATAATTTTACATCCAAGCAAATATTTATTGAAACACTTCTATCTATTTGTGAAATATGCATTGATAAGTCTATTGCTGCTAACATTTATTTCGATTATGCTACTTCTTTATTTGAAACAGATTCGAAATAATATGCTTGCTCTTGAAAAAGCCGCTCTTAAAGACCCATTAACAAAAATCGCGAATAGAAGAGCGTACAAATACTTTATTAAAAGTTTGGATCAAAAACAAAAATATGGAATTATCTATTGCGATATAGACTTTTTCAAAAGAATCAATGATACCTATGGACACGATAAAGGGGATGAAATATTACAAAAAGTAGCCAAAACACTTTCCAGATTTATTCGAAAAGATGATCTTTTAGCAAGATGGGGAGGAGAGGAGTTTTTGATGGTCTTGCCAAACATTGGTTTGGAAGATGTAAAAAACAGGGCCGAAAAAATGAGACAAGCAATCGAAAATATATCCAAAGATCTTCCGGTAAGTTGCAGTTTCGGAGTGACAGTATGTGAAGACCCGACACATATTGAAGAGTGTATCAAAAGGGCAGATGAAGCCCTATATAGTGCCAAAAAGAGAGGAAGGAACAGAGTAGAAGTTATTTAAAAAAAAGCGAACCGATACGCACCATATTGGATCCACACCGAATCGCCAGTTCAAAATCATTGCTCATTCCCATAGAGCAGATCTGGGCTCCATGAGGTTTCAAAGATTCAAAGATTTTATAAGTTGTCTCAAAGCTTTTTTGGATCAATGTAGTATCATCAGTGTGGGCTCCTATGGTCATTACACCACAAAGGTTGAGGTGTTTTGTCTCCTCAATGATTTTTAAATACTCATCATACGCAACTTCTGGTAATACACCGGCTTTGCTTTCTTCTTTTGCGCTATTGATCTGTAACAAACAATCCATTGTTTTGCCTTTTTTCTCAAGCCGTTTGTCTATTTCTAGTGCCAGTTCAAGGCTATCAAGGGATTGCATAAGCCAAGGATTGAGATCAATGAGGTGGTTGATTTTGTTTTTTTGCAGTCTTCCGATAAAGTGCCACTCGATCGGAAGATCGCTTAGAGCCTCAGATTTGGTTTTAAGATCTTGGACTCGGCTTTCTCCAAAGGCTCTTTGTCCAAGTTCATACAGTGCTTCAATCTCCTCAGTTCCTACATATTTTGTAACAGCCACAATTTGGACGATATGGTGTTCGCTTCGCTCCATTCTCGCTTTTTCAACTCGTTGTACGATTTCATCGAAATTGTCTCTGAGTCTATATCTATCCACTGTACACTCCTAATAATCTATTGATATCGTTATATAAGCCAAGTCCCATAAGTCCGATAAGAAAAATCCATCCAGCAAGTGTGATTTTATAAAGCATCTCTTCACTTGGTGCATGTTTTGTGATCATTTCATACAGATTGATCATAATATGACCACCATCAAGAGCCGGAATTGGTAAAAGATTTAAAATGCCAAGGTTTACTGAGATCAATGCTGTAAAACTCAGAAGCGCTACTAAACCTGCCTGACTCGCTTTTGCTGTTACATCCATAATGGTGAGTACCCCACCGATCTCTTTTGGCGAGACAACCCCTTCGATCATCTTCTCTATACCCAAAAGAATGAATTTACCAGCTTCTATCGTTTTATCATAGGCCACTTGTATCGCTTCAAAAAAAGAGTAGTGTACTTTTATATAGGCATTTGCCGGTGCGATGCCAATCATTGGGCGCTGTACCTCTTCGCCAAAAATATTTTTTGTTTTCATGATTTTGGGCTGTAAAATGACAATCTCTTTTTTGCCATTACGATCAATAAGGAGTTTGAGTGGCGAATGAGAATGAGCGATGATGCTACTTAAATCTTCCCATGTTTTAATCTTTTGTCCATTGATGGCGAGGATCATATCTCCCTTTTGCAGATGTGCTTTGGATGCTGGAGAGTCTGGCAGGACTTGACCCACTTTTGGCGCTAGCACATCATATCCGCTTAATGCGATATAGAGATAGAGTAAGAAAGCAAGAAAAAAGTTTGCAAAAGGGCCAGCGAAGAGGATGATGATTCTTTGCCACGGTTTTTTCATAGTATAGCTATCCGGATCGCTGCTTTTGGCTGTTGGATCGGTATCGTCTTGCCCTTTCATCTTGACATATCCACCCAAAGGAATGGCGCTGATTGCCCACTCGGTACCACAGCACCACTTTTTAGCTAGCACTGGTCCAAAACCGATGCTAAATCGCTCTACTGCTACACCAAAAAATCTAGCTGCTAAAAAGTGACCCAGTTCATGAAAAAAGATGAGAAATGATAAGACGAGTAAACTGACTAAAAAACCCATTATTGTAAATACTCCTTGATATATTCATATCCGCTATAAAGCGTGATGATGACTGCAAGCCAAAGTAGGAGTACGCCTCCTGGCCAGTTCATGATCAAAAATCCAATAGCGATCATCTGCATGATCGTTTTTATTTTTCCCAAAAAGGATGCTGCAATCTCTTTTCCGCTTCCTGCAGCCGAGACCCGAAGACCTGTAATGAAAAACTCTCTTGTCAAGATGAGATAGACTGCCCAGGGATCAGCTCTGTCAAGAACCATCAATCCCAAAAAACCGGCCAATGTGAGCATTTTGTCAGCTAAAGGATCAAGAATTTTTCCAAGTTCAGTGATCTGGTTGAAGCTTCGGGCGATATATCCATCAAAAAAGTCTGTAATACTTGCTAAAACAAATAAAAAAGCGGCCCAGAAGTCAAGCCATGAGGGATGGATGTGTGCAAAAAGGGACAGATCTCTATTGACAAGGAGCATAAACATCAGTGGTGCTATGCATAATCGTATAAAAGCTAAAATATTTGGGATATTCATCAGCTGAAACTTGTTCCTCCATCCACTACGATTGTTTGCCCCGTAATCCAGCTGGCATCATCTGTGCACAAAAACCAGCAAGCACCTGCGAGATCTTCCGGTCTTCCCATGCGTTTAAGCGGACTTCTTGCCACAGTTTCCGCTTTTACCTCTTCATAGTTTGGGAAAGCTCTTAAGGCATCCGTGTCTATTGGACCGCCACTGACTGCATTGACACGGATATTTTTCTCACCAAGTTCATGGGCCGCATATTTGACCATGGTTTCGACTGCTGCTTTACTGCTGCCATGACCGGCGTAGTTTGGAGTATAGACGAGGTTTCCGGTTGAACTCATTGAGATTATCACTCCACCACCAACTTTTTCCATTCTTTTTGCAGCTTCTTGCGCGCCTACAACAAAGGCCAAAACAGTTGCAGTATAGATATTGTTCAGTCCTTTTGGTTTGAGGCGCATAAAGGGTCCAAAACCGCCGACGACAGGTCGACCAGAAATGATGGCGTTGGATATAAAAAAATCGACTCTTTCAAAATCTTCGTCGATTTTTTTGAATAACTCTTTATATTCGTTTGGTTCTAAAATATTGAGGGGGTACGCTTTTGCCTTGATGCCATATTTGTCACTTATCTCTTTTGCCAATGTGTTTGCAAGCTCTTCATTGGAGTTATAGGTAAAGGCGACATTGACTCCTTCTTTTGCAAATCTCTCAACAATAGCTCGTCCGATTCCTCGTGTTCCCCCGCTGATGACAAGTGTTTTGCTCATGATACGACCTCATATTTTGCTAATGTTTTTTCGATAAGTCTCATATGCTCTTTGCTCGGTTCCACAAGTGGCAAACGGTATTCAAGGGTATCGATGAGACCTGCTATGTACATTGCCGCTTTGATAGGAATAGGGTTGGATTCACAAAAGAGGGCCTTATTGATATCAAAAAGTTCGTCGTTGACCATTTTTGCCGTATCAAACTGTCCAGCGAGTCCTGCATGCACAAGCATTGCGATTTTATCCGGTAAAAGGTTCGCTGTTACGGAAATGACTCCCATTCCGCCGTTTGCTATGATAGGGTAGTTGATTGCA
This region of Nitratiruptor sp. YY08-10 genomic DNA includes:
- a CDS encoding YggS family pyridoxal phosphate-dependent enzyme, whose amino-acid sequence is MDRYRLRDNFDEIVQRVEKARMERSEHHIVQIVAVTKYVGTEEIEALYELGQRAFGESRVQDLKTKSEALSDLPIEWHFIGRLQKNKINHLIDLNPWLMQSLDSLELALEIDKRLEKKGKTMDCLLQINSAKEESKAGVLPEVAYDEYLKIIEETKHLNLCGVMTIGAHTDDTTLIQKSFETTYKIFESLKPHGAQICSMGMSNDFELAIRCGSNMVRIGSLFFK
- the rseP gene encoding RIP metalloprotease RseP; translated protein: MGFLVSLLVLSFLIFFHELGHFLAARFFGVAVERFSIGFGPVLAKKWCCGTEWAISAIPLGGYVKMKGQDDTDPTAKSSDPDSYTMKKPWQRIIILFAGPFANFFLAFLLYLYIALSGYDVLAPKVGQVLPDSPASKAHLQKGDMILAINGQKIKTWEDLSSIIAHSHSPLKLLIDRNGKKEIVILQPKIMKTKNIFGEEVQRPMIGIAPANAYIKVHYSFFEAIQVAYDKTIEAGKFILLGIEKMIEGVVSPKEIGGVLTIMDVTAKASQAGLVALLSFTALISVNLGILNLLPIPALDGGHIMINLYEMITKHAPSEEMLYKITLAGWIFLIGLMGLGLYNDINRLLGVYSG
- a CDS encoding enoyl-ACP reductase, producing MSKTLVISGGTRGIGRAIVERFAKEGVNVAFTYNSNEELANTLAKEISDKYGIKAKAYPLNILEPNEYKELFKKIDEDFERVDFFISNAIISGRPVVGGFGPFMRLKPKGLNNIYTATVLAFVVGAQEAAKRMEKVGGGVIISMSSTGNLVYTPNYAGHGSSKAAVETMVKYAAHELGEKNIRVNAVSGGPIDTDALRAFPNYEEVKAETVARSPLKRMGRPEDLAGACWFLCTDDASWITGQTIVVDGGTSFS
- a CDS encoding diguanylate cyclase domain-containing protein, whose product is MGYAKEFFISFIFFTISSFVVLYIIYNDYNSEQELYLQKTLQDESKLFFVVKESLIVLSDVLFKERINQSEIKRVFARRDRKRLYELLKDDYADLKQLGLRQLHFHLPNMQSFLRFHRPKKYGDSLKGVRSGIELVIQTKKAVHCFEEGRIFNGFRNIYPIFYKNRYIGSVEISFSPYAIARLMQHYFPNAFYGLVLKKDVVDKKLFSDEKRNYLSIPNSKYYWDKVSFEKNRLTPEEKKILDEVIAKYDIQKSNAFAIKHKYVVITLPIQNCVGRYVGDFIILHPSKYLLKHFYLFVKYALISLLLLTFISIMLLLYLKQIRNNMLALEKAALKDPLTKIANRRAYKYFIKSLDQKQKYGIIYCDIDFFKRINDTYGHDKGDEILQKVAKTLSRFIRKDDLLARWGGEEFLMVLPNIGLEDVKNRAEKMRQAIENISKDLPVSCSFGVTVCEDPTHIEECIKRADEALYSAKKRGRNRVEVI
- the pgsA gene encoding CDP-diacylglycerol--glycerol-3-phosphate 3-phosphatidyltransferase → MNIPNILAFIRLCIAPLMFMLLVNRDLSLFAHIHPSWLDFWAAFLFVLASITDFFDGYIARSFNQITELGKILDPLADKMLTLAGFLGLMVLDRADPWAVYLILTREFFITGLRVSAAGSGKEIAASFLGKIKTIMQMIAIGFLIMNWPGGVLLLWLAVIITLYSGYEYIKEYLQ